From Gloeomargarita sp. SKYB120, one genomic window encodes:
- a CDS encoding heme oxygenase (biliverdin-producing): MSSQLALALREGTKKAHTMAENVGFVRCFLKGVVEKQSYRKLVANFYFVYGALEAAMARHRQHPVVGPIYFPELVRQPALEKDLAFYYGPQWREEIQLSPAGQTYVQRIETVAETQPELLVAHAYTRYLGDLSGGQLLKKIAQNAMNLGEEGVAFYRFEQIPDEKAFKAHYRRTLDSLPVDAATVEAIVQEANHAFGLNMQMFRELEGNLIKAIGIMLYNALTRGRQRGSTEEDELAPATE, from the coding sequence ATGAGTAGTCAATTGGCGTTGGCCTTACGGGAAGGCACCAAGAAAGCCCACACCATGGCAGAGAATGTCGGCTTTGTCCGGTGTTTTCTCAAAGGAGTGGTGGAAAAGCAGTCCTATCGCAAACTGGTGGCCAATTTTTATTTTGTTTACGGCGCGTTGGAGGCGGCCATGGCCCGGCACCGGCAACATCCGGTAGTTGGTCCCATCTATTTCCCCGAATTGGTGCGACAACCAGCGCTGGAGAAAGACCTGGCGTTTTACTACGGCCCCCAGTGGCGCGAGGAAATCCAACTCTCCCCTGCTGGTCAGACCTATGTGCAGCGCATCGAGACGGTGGCTGAGACGCAACCAGAGTTGCTAGTGGCCCATGCCTACACGCGCTACCTCGGAGACCTGTCCGGCGGCCAACTCTTAAAGAAAATCGCCCAAAATGCCATGAACTTGGGGGAGGAGGGGGTGGCCTTTTACCGGTTTGAGCAAATTCCCGACGAAAAAGCCTTCAAAGCCCACTATCGCCGCACGCTCGACAGCCTGCCGGTGGACGCGGCAACGGTAGAGGCGATTGTCCAAGAAGCCAATCATGCCTTTGGGCTGAATATGCAAATGTTCCGTGAGTTGGAAGGCAATCTCATCAAAGCCATTGGCATTATGCTGTACAATGCCTTGACGCGCGGACGGCAACGGGGTAGCACTGAGGAGGATGAACTGGCGCCGGCAACGGAGTAA